One part of the Humulus lupulus chromosome 9, drHumLupu1.1, whole genome shotgun sequence genome encodes these proteins:
- the LOC133799355 gene encoding wall-associated receptor kinase 2-like, translated as MGVNKCFYFCCLSLLMLCPWNSISPSRTTTMAAKTTGHVVKASNCNRRCGDVEVPYPFGIDDENCAMNKHFLLKCNHSDIDSPQKLTYRTKMEVSHIDVENATMSVIMPSSFDCYGENGSLIDKVRYRIKLTRPFTFSESENKLIAFGCDTLAYMTDFNQSFGSGCISICSENVNMSVETSCSGVGCCQTSVPKHLKNLIISIGSTNNHLNVTSFNPCGYAFLADQRRFHISEMHLDFQPKQVKNHSVLLDWVVGNETCDKAKSNPSSYLCGENTDCLYSENGRGYRCKCSNGFKGNPFLKQGCEDIDECLEPEKYKCRGCKNTHGSYKCKCPLGMQGNGKDGNCEGFRITSIASVIGASIFLVIIAILLFHDNNRRKREKIFKQNGGLVLKHQRVRIFSKAELAKATNNYSQSNFIGQGGFASVYKGVVLNETSSTATTTQQIAVKKPKLDKDDQNKSIQINHQQFHEEIAIVSQVNHKNVVKLLGLCLETKIPLLVYELVPNGTLSQHIHAKRSSSSPSSSSAMLRPWKTRLRIATETALSIDYLHSLAQPPIIHRDIKSTNILLDENYTAKVSDFGASVLIPPGQTGIATTVQGTLGYLDPEYLTTGTLTTKSDVYSFGVVLVELITGEKPISNGVRSGGKSNIIHYFVSTIRDQNKGEKYVRKIVDPNVVYDEDHEREIETVAELAMKCLEGHGERRPSMKEVAEELVGLNKLKGNNNKQYYKPQQNNEETYQLLVVDHDDDQSSFSIRDENIKNDQVVEYTTFDVSGYDVTSSISLN; from the exons atgggagTGAACAAATGCTTTTACTTCTGCTGCCTAAGTTTACTGATGCTATGCCCATGGAATTCGATTTCACCATCACGGACGACGACCATGGCAGCGAAGACGACGGGTCATGTTGTAAAGGCGTCGAATTGCAACCGAAGATGCGGAGACGTGGAGGTCCCATACCCCTTCGGAATCGACGACGAAAACTGCGCCATGAATAAACACTTCTTGCTCAAATGCAACCACAGCGATATTGATTCTCCTCAGAAACTAACATATAGAACAAAAATGGAGGTTAGCCACATCGATGTTGAGAACGCCACTATGAGCGTTATTATGCCTTCCTCCTTCGACTGTTATGGTGAGAATGGTAGCTTAATCGATAAAGTCAGATACCGCATAAAATTGACTAGGCCCTTCACGTTCTCAGAATCTGAGAACAAGCTCATTGCCTTCGGCTGCGACACGCTGGCCTACATGACCGACTTTAACCAAAGTTTCGGCAGCGGCTGCATCTCGATCTGCAGTGAAAATGTAAACATGTCGGTCGAAACCTCGTGTTCGGGCGTAGGCTGCTGCCAGACCTCTGTTCCCAAGCATCTCAAGAATCTGATCATATCCATCGGCAGCACAAATAATCACTTAAATGTGACTTCGTTCAACCCTTGCGGGTATGCGTTCTTGGCGGACCAGAGGCGTTTCCACATCTCCGAAATGCACCTCGATTTTCAGCCAAAACAGGTAAAGAATCACAGCGTTTTGCTGGATTGGGTTGTAGGAAATGAGACATGTGATAAAGCTAAATCGAATCCATCTTCTTATCTGTGTGGCGAAAATACTGATTGCCTCTATTCGGAAAATGGTCGTGGATATCGTTGCAAGTGTTCAAATGGATTTAAGGGAAATCCTTTTCTCAAACAAGGCTGTGAag ACATCGATGAGTGTTTAGAGCCAGAGAAATACAAATGCAGAGGATGCAAAAACACACATGGAAGTTACAAATGCAAGTGCCCACTTGGGATGCAGGGCAATGGAAAAGATGGAAATTGTGAAGGATTTCGCATCACCTCAATTGCTTCAG TTATTGGAGCAAGTATTTTTTTGGTGATTATAGCTATACTCCTTTTCCACGACAACAATAGGAGAAAAAGGGagaaaatatttaaacaaaatgGTGGTTTGGTGTTAAAGCACCAAAGAGTGAGAATCTTCAGCAAAGCAGAGCTGGCCAAAGCAACCAACAACTACAGCCAATCTAATTTCATCGGCCAAGGTGGCTTTGCTTCAGTTTACAAAGGAGTTGTACTAAATGAAACTAGtagtactgctactactactcaaCAAATAGCCGTGAAGAAACCGAAACTTGACAAGGACGATCAAAACAAGAGCATACAAATCAACCACCAACAATTCCATGAAGAAATCGCCATTGTTTCCCAAGTCAACCACAAGAATGTGGTCAAACTCTTAGGCTTATGCCTTGAGACAAAGATCCCACTTCTGGTTTACGAATTGGTACCAAACGGAACCCTCTCTCAACACATCCATGCTAAAAGATCATCttcatcaccatcatcatcatcagccATGTTAAGGCCTTGGAAAACTCGACTACGCATTGCAACAGAAACTGCTCTCTCTATTGACTATTTGCACTCGTTAGCTCAACCTCCAATCATTCATCGAGACATAAAGTCGACCAACATTCTCTTGGACGAAAACTACACTGCCAAAGTGTCTGATTTTGGTGCCTCGGTTCTGATACCTCCAGGCCAAACTGGTATAGCCACGACAGTTCAAGGTACGCTCGGTTACTTAGATCCAGAATACTTGACTACTGGTACACTGACTACGAAGAGCGATGTTTACAGCTTCGGTGTTGTTTTGGTGGAGCTAATAACTGGAGAAAAACCGATCTCAAATGGGGTTAGGAGTGGAGGCAAGAGTAATATTATTCATTACTTTGTTTCAACGATAAGAGATCAGAACAAGGGTGAGAAATATGTGAGGAAAATAGTCGATCCTAATGTTGTTTACGATGAAGATCACGAGAGGGAGATAGAAACTGTTGCTGAGCTTGCGATGAAGTGCTTGGAAGGACATGGCGAGAGAAGGCCGTCGATGAAAGAAGTGGCAGAAGAGCTTGTGGGGCTTAACAAGCTTAAAGGAAATAATAATAAGCAGTACTATAAGCCTCAACAAAATAACGAAGAGACATATCAGTTACTTGTCGTTGATCATGATGATGATCAGTCATCATTTTCTATTAGGGATGAAAATATTAAGAACGATCAAGTCGTTGAGTATACCACATTTGATGTGTCAGGATATGACGTGACGTCGTCTATTTCTCTAAACTAG
- the LOC133799356 gene encoding disease resistance protein RPM1-like: MRAFLRSADAMEDEDEEIKVWVKQVREVAYDAEDIIDDFLYRFEHPRRHGFYGYLWKLARGIKNLKARHRIASQLQSIKLGVTDISEGHQRYGYRLSIPQIGSSSGTKPCYFSELRSDALLLEEAQLVGIESEKQDLLSFLVNDTSELQVAAVVGMGGLGKTTLVSTVYNDLQVKNHFHQLQAWVTVSQSFKLDELLRQIIKQLFKAINQPLSNEVENSTDTHFLKTTIVDFLSGKRYLLVLDDIWDVDAWEALKLSFRNNNNGSRLMITTRTEDVASSSTKYLGGWILHLNPLSFEDSWTLFCAKAFQSNLCPQHLEKISRDILKRCKGLPLAIVSIGGMLATKDINKVDDLEIINRSLQAELQGNRKLKGMQAILSLSFNDLSYNLKYCFMYLSVFPEDYSIKRNVLIRLWIAEGFIEGRSLEEVANGCFNELLNRSLVQVTNRYTDGRVKKCRVHDILRETMLLKSKDQSFATITNKGGVVESCQKEYDDYLCMKEQQ, from the coding sequence ATGAGGGCCTTCTTGCGATCTGCTGATGCCATGGAAGATGAGGATGAGGAAATCAAAGTGTGGGTTAAGCAAGTTAGAGAGGTCGCTTACGACGCAGAAGACATCATCGATGATTTCTTGTATAGATTTGAGCATCCCAGGCGACATGGATTCTACGGTTACTTATGGAAGTTGGCTCGCGGAATCAAGAACTTGAAAGCTCGCCATCGAATTGCCTCCCAATTGCAGAGTATCAAGCTCGGAGTCACTGATATTTCTGAGGGGCACCAGAGATATGGCTACAGACTGAGTATTCCACAGATCGGGTCGAGCTCTGGAACTAAACCTTGCTACTTCTCTGAGCTTAGAAGCGATGCACTGTTGCTGGAAGAAGCTCAACTAGTGGGCATTGAATCAGAGAAGCAAGATCTTTTGAGTTTTCTTGTGAATGATACCTCTGAACTACAAGTGGCTGCTGTGGTCGGAATGGGAGGGCTGGGCAAAACCACTTTGGTGAGTACAGTTTATAATGATTTACAAGTAAAGAATCATTTTCATCAACTCCAAGCTTGGGTCACTGTATCACAATCGTTCAAGCTGGATGAACTTCTGAGGCAAATTATCAAGCAATTGTTTAAAGCTATCAATCAACCACTTTCTAATGAAGTTGAGAATTCCACTGACACACACTTCCTAAAGACAACAATTGTTGACTTTCTTAGTGGGAAAAGATATCTGCTTGTATTGGATGATATATGGGATGTGGATGCATGGGAAGCATTAAAACTTTCATTTCGGAACAACAACAATGGTAGCCGATTGATGATCACAACTCGTACTGAAGATGTGGCCTCTTCTTCTACCAAATACCTTGGAGGTTGGATCTTGCACTTAAATCCTTTATCTTTTGAAGATTCTTGGACTTTATTTTGTGCAAAAGCCTTTCAAAGTAATCTATGTCCTCAGCATTTGGAGAAAATTTCACGAGACATTCTAAAAAGATGCAAGGGATTACCTCTAGCCATTGTGTCAATAGGAGGTATGTTGGCCACAAAGGACATCAACAAGGTAGATGACTTGGAGATTATTAACCGTTCTCTACAGGCTGAATTGCAAGGCAATAGAAAACTGAAAGGCATGCAAGCCATACTTTCTCTTAGTTTCAATGATTTGTCGTACAACTTGAAATATTGTTTCATGTATCTGagtgtattccctgaggattacTCGATTAAACGCAATGTTTTGATTCGATTGTGGATTGCTGAAGGTTTCATAGAAGGAAGATCATTAGAAGAAGTGGCAAATGGTTGTTTTAACGAGCTTCTTAATAGAAGCTTGGTCCAAGTGACTAATAGATACACAGATGGAAGAGTCAAAAAATGTCGAGTGCACGATATTTTAAGGGAAACTATGCTTCTTAAATCGAAAGACCAAAGCTTTGCAACAATAACTAATAAAGGGGGAGTTGTAGAAAGTTGCCAGAAAGAGTACGACGACTATCTGTGCATGAAGGAACAGCAATAG
- the LOC133799357 gene encoding disease resistance protein RPM1-like: MLLKSKDQDFAAITNKESRLPERVRRLSVHAGTNIDAFGDNQLSQLRSLFFFTKEKDVWNNFMSSFSEQGSRLVKVLDCTSAPMTTFPQSLTKLYHLRYLCLRDTAVSSIPPSIANLQHLETLELQNTLVRDLPSEILRLQCLRHVIVYDYRSDPTLHGFKALKGMESLSSLRQLMYVEAKQGETEPMVSVGRLTQLTMLGFLQLGAEHGDALFSSIRELKLLRSLRLDSRTGDEALSFQFKSFSSLRLLHRLDMRGRVEKSLEGIQNLTNLSILCLHGSRLQVDPLELLQDLPNLVSLHIDEVCDGESLCFKAGTFLTLTDLRISRLDNLRRVTVEDKALSRLKRLLLNDCKLLKEIPSGIERLRNLQQLRLINMAAELTTTMYRGSQHDNYSKVMHIPNVFIGQHSRESGGVGNWL, from the coding sequence ATGCTTCTCAAATCGAAAGATCAAGACTTTGCAGCAATAACTAATAAAGAGAGCAGGCTTCCAGAAAGAGTTCGACGATTATCTGTGCATGCAGGAACAAATATAGATGCATTTGGGGACAACCAACTATCTCAACTGCGCTCTTTGTTCTTTTTCACCAAAGAAAAAGATGTCTGGAATAATTTCATGTCTTCATTTTCTGAGCAGGGGTCAAGACTTGTCAAGGTGTTGGATTGTACAAGTGCACCTATGACTACATTTCCACAGAGTCTCACAAAGCTATACCATTTGCGATACCTATGTTTAAGAGATACCGCTGTAAGTTCAATTCCACCCTCTATTGCGAATCTTCAACATCTTGAAACGTTAGAGCTCCAAAATACTCTTGTACGAGACCTACCTAGTGAGATTTTACGATTACAGTGTTTGAGACATGTAATAGTTTATGATTATAGAAGTGATCCGACATTGCATGGCTTTAAGGCTTTAAAAGGAATGGAATCCCTTTCTTCCTTGAGACAACTCATGTATGTTGAGGCAAAACAGGGTGAAACTGAGCCTATGGTATCCGTAGGAAGGCTAACACAACTGACGATGTTAGGCTTCCTACAGCTTGGAGCTGAGCATGGAGATGCACTATTCTCTTCAATTCGTGAATTAAAGCTCCTTCGTTCATTAAGGTTGGATTCAAGAACAGGGGATGAAGCCCTTAGTTTCCAATTTAAATCCTTCTCATCTCTTCGATTGCTGCACAGATTAGACATGAGAGGTCGCGTGGAGAAGTCACTAGAAGGAATACAAAACCTTACAAACTTGTCTATATTATGTCTGCATGGTAGTCGGTTGCAGGTAGATCCGCTAGAGTTATTACAAGATTTGCCCAATCTAGTATCACTCCATATTGATGAAGTTTGTGATGGGGAGTCTCTATGTTTTAAAGCTGGGACTTTCTTAACGCTCACAGATCTCCGTATTTCAAGATTGGACAACTTAAGAAGGGTGACAGTGGAAGACAAAGCATTGTCTCGTCTCAAACGTCTGCTTTTGAATGATTGCAAATTACTGAAGGAAATACCATCAGGAATTGAACGCCTAAGAAACCTCCAACAACTTCGATTGATAAATATGGCTGCGGAATTGACAACAACTATGTATCGTGGAAGTCAACATGATAACTACTCAAAAGTAATGCACATTCCAAATGTTTTCATCGGCCAGCATAGTCGTGAAAGCGGAGGTGTTGGTAATTGGCTTTAG